A single region of the Phalacrocorax aristotelis chromosome 17, bGulAri2.1, whole genome shotgun sequence genome encodes:
- the LOC142065831 gene encoding cholesterol 7-desaturase nvd-like produces MADFKEQLLMKTCNGIEVFIQSGALLILLILLVLLLLGCSRPLALRRGPGQVGYLPVPGLGRGAAARRARRPGALPPPFPNGWYRLLDSAQLPRGAVRSLALLGEQLAAFRTQDGQAYVVDAYCPHLGANLGAGGCVMGNCIECPFHGWQFRGEDGKCTRIPYAEKVPDFARVRTWHSCEVNGMLLVWYHCEGVGPTWAVPEQREITTKEWVFRGQTEHLVDVHIQEIPENAADTAHLAFLHGPTILGGSDLRYTRSKLWDFMKHVWKAEWWPEPNEHCSQLLIQHTTTIFKKHFSLMDLTVSARQVGPGLVFLTFEHAFLGHGIILQTVTPLEPLLQNVVHKIYYQKNVPAIIPKFILRAECIQFERDITIWNNKQYLPKPLLVREDSGIQKHRRWYAQFYSKKSVRLKVQKEGLDW; encoded by the exons ATGGCAGATTTCAAAGAGCAGTTGTTAATGAAGACCTGCAATGGGATAGAGGTTTTCATACAG AGCGGGGCGCTGCtcatcctcctcatcctcctcgtcctgctgctgctgggctgctcccGGCCGCTGGCGCTGCGGCGCGGCCCCGGGCAGGTAGGCTACCTGCCGGTGCCCGGGCTGGGccggggggcggctgcccgccgcgcccgccgccccggcgcCCTGCCGCCGCCCTTCCCCAACGGCTGGTACCGCCTGCTCGACTCCGCGCAGCTGCCCCGCGGCGCCGTCCGCAGCCTCGCCTTGCTCG GAGAACAGCTCGCTGCATTTCGCACCCAGGATGGCCAAGCCTACGTGGTCGACGCTTACTGCCCTCACCTCGGGGCTAACCTCGGCGCTGGCGGGTGCGTCATGGGCAATTGCATCGAATGCCCGTTTCACGGCTGGCAGTTTCGAGGAGAAGATGGAAAATGCACCCGCATCCCGTATGCTGAAAAAG TGCCAGATTTTGCGAGGGTGCGGACCTGGCATTCCTGCGAGGTGAACGGGATGCTGCTGGTGTGGTACCACTGCGAAGGGGTCGGGCCGACGTGGGCAGTGCCCGAGCAGCGGGAGATCACCACCAAAGAGTGGGTGTTCCGCGGGCAGACAGAGCACTTGGTTGATGTGCACATCCAG GAGATCCCCGAGAACGCAGCCGACACGGCTCACCTGGCTTTTCTCCATGGACCAACTATTCTGGGAGGATCTGATCTGAGATACACAAGGTCCAAGCTGTGGGATTTTATGAAGCACGTCTGGAAG GCCGAGTGGTGGCCGGAGCCCAACGAGCATTGCTCCCAGCTGCTGATTCAACACACCACAACCATCTTCAAGAAGCACTTCTCCTTGATGGATTTGACAGTTTCAGCCAGACAG GTGGGGCCAGGGCTGGTTTTCCTGACCTTTGAACATGCTTTCCTGGGCCATGGGATCATTCTGCAGACAGTGACTCCCCTGGAGCCTCTCCTGCAGAATGTTGTCCACAAAATCTACTACCAGAAGAACGTGCCGGCCATCATCCCCAAGTTCATCCTGAGAGCAGAGTGCATACAG TTTGAGCGCGATATAACCATCTGGAATAACAAACAGTACCTGCCCAAGCCGCTGCTGGTCAGGGAGGACTCCGGCATCCAGAAGCACCGGCGCTGGTACGCCCAGTTCTACAGCAAGAAGAGCGTGAGGCTCAAGGTGCAGAAGGAGGGCCTGGACTGGTGA